The following coding sequences lie in one Epinephelus moara isolate mb chromosome 17, YSFRI_EMoa_1.0, whole genome shotgun sequence genomic window:
- the nat16 gene encoding histidine N-acetyltransferase isoform X1 — MILVSMFSSHQQDNLLKTCYFKMKIDTSLTMLQLPEALSQAGLQFSVATEEDFDEIMAMSQDIYGGLDYLPTRYTSWLQETNRTVILARKQGKVIALESVCVIDNGETMLVEGLRVAPQERGKGVAGVLLRFCSELVKSKYPEVKVSRLTRDDQLGPKDFQKYRLITKQGILLVRFRAEDLKLRLSELGLGANIQSSLSTSNSSPVRLDHTAIHRLYLTTDLMQGVLPNATIIQDWQPFKPLPSNMAILLKKDIDWMVDDVSNPTVASLCTFPFRVPIGDDWYYLNIDMFGKDLDLARQQFLCHLQRHTATLMGHVMCQMFLDPPLWKPMAEFCHHTLSVELVKEYTEQCVVESDIV; from the exons ATGATTTTGGTGTCCATGTTCTCATCACACCAACAGGATAATCTTCTGAAGACATG TTATTTCAAGATGAAGATTGATACCAGCCTGACTATGCTCCAGCTCCCAGAGGCCCTGTCCCAGGCAGGCCTTCAGTTTTCTGTGGCCACTGAAGAGGACTTTGATGAGATCATGGCTATGAGCCAGGACATCTATGGGGGCCTTGACTACCTGCCCACTAGGTACACCAGCTGGCTGCAGGAGACCAACCGCACAGTCATATTGGCCCGCAAACAGGGAAAAGTG ATTGCTCTTGAATCGGTGTGCGTGATTGACAATGGGGAGACTATGCTGGTGGAAGGTCTGCGTGTCGCCCCTCAAGAAAGGGGCAAGGGTGTAGCAGGAGTTCTACTGCGCTTTTGCTCTGAGCTGGTGAAATCCAAGTACCCAGAGGTCAAAGTAAGCCGTTTGACCCGTGATGATCAGCTTGGACCCAAGGATTTCCAGAAGTATCGCCTTATAACCAAGCAG GGTATTCTGCTGGTGCGCTTCAGAGCTGAAGACCTCAAGCTCCGTCTGTCTGAGCTTGGTCTGGGTGCAAATATCCAGTCCTCTTTGTCCACCTCCAACTCTTCTCCGGTACGTCTTGACCATACAGCTATCCACCGGCTGTATCTGACCACTGACCTGATGCAGGGGGTCCTTCCTAATGCAACCATCATTCAAGACTGGCAGCCATTCAAGCCTTTGCCCAGTAACATGGCCATCCTACTGAAGAAGGATATTGACtggatggtggatgatgtgtCCAACCCTACTGTGGCCAGCCTCTGTACCTTCCCTTTCAGGGTGCCCATTGGAGATGACTG GTATTACCTGAACATTGACATGTTTGGTAAAGACCTTGACCTGGCCCGGCAGCAGTTCTTGTGCCACCTGCAGCGCCACACTGCCACCCTGATGGGTCACGTGATGTGCCAGATGTTCCTGGACCCACCACTCTGGAAGCCCATGGCTGAATTCTGCCACCACACCTTGAGCGTGGAGCTGGTGAAGGAGTACACCGAGCAATGCGTGGTGGAGTCAGACATCGTGTAG
- the nat16 gene encoding histidine N-acetyltransferase isoform X2 gives MKIDTSLTMLQLPEALSQAGLQFSVATEEDFDEIMAMSQDIYGGLDYLPTRYTSWLQETNRTVILARKQGKVIALESVCVIDNGETMLVEGLRVAPQERGKGVAGVLLRFCSELVKSKYPEVKVSRLTRDDQLGPKDFQKYRLITKQGILLVRFRAEDLKLRLSELGLGANIQSSLSTSNSSPVRLDHTAIHRLYLTTDLMQGVLPNATIIQDWQPFKPLPSNMAILLKKDIDWMVDDVSNPTVASLCTFPFRVPIGDDWYYLNIDMFGKDLDLARQQFLCHLQRHTATLMGHVMCQMFLDPPLWKPMAEFCHHTLSVELVKEYTEQCVVESDIV, from the exons ATGAAGATTGATACCAGCCTGACTATGCTCCAGCTCCCAGAGGCCCTGTCCCAGGCAGGCCTTCAGTTTTCTGTGGCCACTGAAGAGGACTTTGATGAGATCATGGCTATGAGCCAGGACATCTATGGGGGCCTTGACTACCTGCCCACTAGGTACACCAGCTGGCTGCAGGAGACCAACCGCACAGTCATATTGGCCCGCAAACAGGGAAAAGTG ATTGCTCTTGAATCGGTGTGCGTGATTGACAATGGGGAGACTATGCTGGTGGAAGGTCTGCGTGTCGCCCCTCAAGAAAGGGGCAAGGGTGTAGCAGGAGTTCTACTGCGCTTTTGCTCTGAGCTGGTGAAATCCAAGTACCCAGAGGTCAAAGTAAGCCGTTTGACCCGTGATGATCAGCTTGGACCCAAGGATTTCCAGAAGTATCGCCTTATAACCAAGCAG GGTATTCTGCTGGTGCGCTTCAGAGCTGAAGACCTCAAGCTCCGTCTGTCTGAGCTTGGTCTGGGTGCAAATATCCAGTCCTCTTTGTCCACCTCCAACTCTTCTCCGGTACGTCTTGACCATACAGCTATCCACCGGCTGTATCTGACCACTGACCTGATGCAGGGGGTCCTTCCTAATGCAACCATCATTCAAGACTGGCAGCCATTCAAGCCTTTGCCCAGTAACATGGCCATCCTACTGAAGAAGGATATTGACtggatggtggatgatgtgtCCAACCCTACTGTGGCCAGCCTCTGTACCTTCCCTTTCAGGGTGCCCATTGGAGATGACTG GTATTACCTGAACATTGACATGTTTGGTAAAGACCTTGACCTGGCCCGGCAGCAGTTCTTGTGCCACCTGCAGCGCCACACTGCCACCCTGATGGGTCACGTGATGTGCCAGATGTTCCTGGACCCACCACTCTGGAAGCCCATGGCTGAATTCTGCCACCACACCTTGAGCGTGGAGCTGGTGAAGGAGTACACCGAGCAATGCGTGGTGGAGTCAGACATCGTGTAG